In Candidatus Desulfatibia profunda, the following proteins share a genomic window:
- a CDS encoding SEC-C domain-containing protein — MKTGRNQPCPCGSGKKYKKCCLNKAKPPLDLLWRRLGNAHDRLIDKLLTFADRFLGELAMALAMGDFMLWPETDLPKDPADEHVQLFTPWFVFNWVYDPDYSDIGPNMPTHQTVAQIYAREQSLDLDELERRLIDAAVNQPYSFLEVVSCNPGQGFRLKDILQGVETDVMEKKGSENARPGDILLGRIVQVDYVAMLVGCSSILIPPSRKPAIIDLRNYLLQENRYITADVLNEYDTEIRELYFHIYKAQLQPPKICNTDGDPLMFHTLHYEIDDPETAFRRLSDLSATEDPQTLRNEATLDAQGMVLKAEIPWSRKGHKASSALDNTILGHIVIDHRKLSVEVNSEARAKTIRQEIKARLGGQARYKKTKIQSPETMLSKGQNAQAKEIDQNELMQIPEVQERLAKVLTAHWEGWIDQKLPALGGQTPRKAIKTPDGRESVEALLLDAERQAARDEQMAPIGLTAIEDVRRQLRLDKAPAAKAQTIDKQKIKASLLEIKNKIENFGQARLNELYTGLALKLCDRIARTRRLTIERGRTEIWAAAVIHVIARLNFLFDPENEIYITTDEMGAFFGTKKTTVSNKAGFIQEACNIYFGDKEFSAPEIYELFRLYETEDGFLVPGFMTDFPDDMDLTGFKSPWDKKRRPDDVKLPQGEKAIGEKSSHGTDKKKETDSRQIKLFDDS, encoded by the coding sequence ATGAAAACGGGACGCAACCAGCCCTGCCCTTGCGGCAGCGGCAAAAAGTACAAAAAGTGTTGCCTGAACAAGGCCAAACCTCCGTTGGATCTGCTGTGGCGCAGGCTCGGTAATGCCCATGACCGACTGATTGATAAACTTTTGACCTTTGCCGATAGATTTTTGGGTGAACTGGCCATGGCTCTGGCCATGGGTGACTTTATGCTGTGGCCTGAAACCGATTTGCCTAAAGATCCGGCCGACGAGCATGTACAACTTTTTACACCATGGTTTGTTTTTAACTGGGTTTACGACCCCGACTATTCCGATATAGGCCCGAACATGCCGACACATCAAACCGTGGCGCAAATCTACGCCCGGGAGCAAAGCCTAGATCTGGACGAACTTGAAAGACGATTGATCGATGCCGCCGTCAACCAGCCTTACAGTTTTCTCGAAGTAGTAAGTTGTAATCCGGGGCAGGGCTTCAGGTTAAAAGACATTTTACAAGGTGTTGAAACCGATGTCATGGAAAAAAAGGGGTCTGAGAACGCCCGTCCGGGGGATATCCTGCTGGGCCGCATCGTTCAGGTCGATTACGTGGCCATGCTTGTCGGATGCAGCTCTATTCTGATCCCGCCAAGCCGCAAGCCGGCCATTATTGACCTCAGAAACTATCTACTGCAGGAAAACCGATACATAACAGCGGACGTACTCAACGAATACGATACTGAAATCCGGGAGCTTTATTTCCATATTTATAAAGCTCAACTTCAGCCGCCAAAAATTTGCAACACAGACGGCGATCCGCTGATGTTTCATACGCTGCACTATGAAATCGATGATCCGGAAACAGCTTTCCGGCGTTTGAGCGACCTGTCGGCAACGGAAGATCCGCAAACATTGCGGAACGAGGCGACCCTGGACGCGCAAGGGATGGTGCTTAAAGCCGAAATCCCTTGGAGCCGCAAGGGCCACAAAGCCAGCAGCGCCCTGGACAACACCATCCTTGGCCACATCGTCATCGATCATCGCAAACTTTCCGTTGAAGTCAATTCCGAGGCCCGAGCCAAGACGATCCGCCAGGAGATTAAAGCCCGGCTTGGCGGTCAGGCCCGCTATAAAAAAACCAAGATTCAGTCCCCGGAAACCATGCTGTCTAAGGGCCAAAACGCCCAGGCAAAGGAAATCGATCAAAATGAGCTTATGCAGATACCTGAGGTGCAGGAACGCCTGGCAAAAGTGCTGACCGCTCACTGGGAGGGCTGGATAGACCAAAAGCTGCCCGCCCTGGGCGGCCAAACGCCCCGCAAGGCGATTAAAACGCCTGACGGTAGGGAAAGCGTTGAGGCGCTGCTTCTGGATGCCGAGCGGCAGGCGGCCCGGGACGAGCAAATGGCCCCCATCGGTCTGACGGCCATCGAAGATGTCCGCCGCCAACTGAGGCTGGACAAGGCTCCTGCAGCTAAAGCCCAAACTATTGATAAGCAAAAGATAAAAGCAAGCCTCCTTGAAATCAAAAACAAGATCGAAAATTTCGGTCAGGCCAGACTCAATGAACTCTATACCGGCTTGGCCCTTAAATTGTGCGACAGGATCGCCAGGACGCGCCGGCTGACAATTGAACGGGGCCGCACTGAAATATGGGCCGCAGCCGTCATTCATGTGATTGCGCGCCTTAATTTTCTGTTTGATCCGGAAAACGAGATTTACATTACAACCGATGAGATGGGTGCGTTTTTCGGAACCAAAAAGACAACCGTCAGCAACAAGGCCGGTTTCATCCAAGAAGCCTGCAATATTTATTTCGGCGACAAGGAATTCAGTGCGCCGGAGATTTACGAGTTGTTTCGCCTCTATGAAACCGAAGATGGCTTCCTGGTTCCCGGTTTCATGACAGATTTTCCTGACGACATGGACCTGACCGGATTCAAGTCCCCTTGGGATAAAAAAAGAAGACCGGACGACGTAAAACTACCCCAGGGGGAAAAGGCTATCGGGGAAAAAAGTTCACACGGTACAGACAAAAAAAAAGAAACCGACAGCCGGCAGATCAAGCTGTTCGACGATTCTTAA
- a CDS encoding molybdenum cofactor guanylyltransferase gives MQNSCAGIILAGGKNTRFSGTNKAFLRVGAQRILDRIYDVFRGLFQEIVLVTNDPLEYLEWDLTVVTDLFPIQSALTGIHAGLFFMTTPYAFFVACDTPFIQKNLIEIVLENIEPRIDVVIPETSEGLQPLCSVYSRQCLKPIAQQLKKQELKIDRVFNRLRTRKIPEAILRKQDPDLISFYNINTPEDLARAEDMLVKL, from the coding sequence ATGCAAAATTCCTGTGCCGGCATCATACTGGCCGGTGGTAAAAATACGCGCTTCTCCGGCACCAACAAGGCCTTTCTGCGTGTTGGCGCACAGCGTATTTTAGACCGCATTTATGACGTTTTCCGCGGCCTGTTTCAAGAGATTGTTCTGGTTACCAACGACCCGCTTGAATATCTGGAATGGGATTTAACTGTTGTAACTGACCTTTTTCCAATTCAAAGCGCCTTAACCGGAATACACGCCGGCCTTTTCTTTATGACAACACCGTATGCCTTTTTTGTGGCTTGCGATACTCCTTTTATCCAAAAAAACCTGATTGAAATTGTTCTAGAAAACATCGAACCGCGCATCGACGTCGTAATCCCCGAAACTTCGGAAGGTCTCCAGCCCCTTTGTTCCGTATATTCCAGACAATGCCTTAAACCCATCGCCCAGCAGCTTAAAAAACAGGAACTAAAAATTGACCGGGTTTTCAACAGGCTTCGCACCCGAAAAATACCGGAAGCAATTTTACGAAAACAGGATCCGGATTTGATTTCCTTTTACAATATCAACACGCCTGAAGATCTGGCGCGAGCTGAAGACATGTTGGTGAAGCTATGA
- a CDS encoding molybdenum cofactor biosynthesis protein MoaE: MSLTRMLDTIKKHPDYHNAGMILCHNGVVRSTSRNGQKVSGLMITVNHQKLQQVIAISKQIPGIIEVLVEINENRKLSVGADVMFLVVAGDVRENVIRALTDTLNAIKTTVTQKIEFFE; encoded by the coding sequence ATGAGCTTAACCCGCATGCTAGACACTATTAAAAAACACCCGGACTACCACAATGCAGGAATGATCCTGTGCCACAATGGTGTCGTTCGCAGCACGTCACGCAACGGCCAAAAGGTCTCCGGGCTGATGATCACCGTCAATCATCAAAAATTGCAACAGGTGATTGCGATCAGCAAACAAATACCTGGAATAATAGAAGTTCTTGTGGAAATCAATGAAAATCGGAAACTGTCGGTAGGAGCTGACGTGATGTTTTTGGTGGTTGCCGGCGATGTTCGCGAAAATGTTATTCGTGCTTTAACGGATACCTTAAATGCCATTAAAACCACCGTAACCCAAAAAATTGAATTTTTTGAATAA
- the pyrR gene encoding bifunctional pyr operon transcriptional regulator/uracil phosphoribosyltransferase PyrR, whose protein sequence is MSRHDTVLDAADIDRILTRIAHEILEVHKGAVNLTLIGIHTRGVCLARRIQSKIHTIEGIEIPTGDIDITLYRDDWTRISHHPIVQSTDISFSVNEKQIILVDDVLFTGRTIRAAMDALIDFGRPDRIELAVLIDRGHRELPIQANYVGKFVETRRTETINVLLTEIDGEDKVVIQ, encoded by the coding sequence ATGAGCAGACACGATACCGTTTTGGATGCAGCCGATATCGATCGGATATTGACGAGGATTGCCCATGAAATCCTGGAAGTTCACAAGGGCGCTGTTAATTTAACCCTGATTGGCATTCATACTCGCGGTGTATGCCTTGCCAGGCGAATTCAGTCCAAGATTCATACCATCGAAGGGATTGAAATACCAACAGGCGATATCGATATCACCCTCTATCGGGACGACTGGACCAGAATCAGCCACCATCCGATTGTGCAGTCAACGGACATATCGTTTTCCGTTAATGAAAAACAGATTATTTTAGTAGATGACGTTCTGTTTACGGGCCGTACAATCCGGGCAGCCATGGACGCCCTTATCGATTTCGGGCGGCCGGACAGGATCGAGCTGGCCGTGTTGATCGATCGGGGCCACCGGGAGCTTCCGATTCAGGCCAATTATGTCGGCAAATTTGTTGAAACAAGACGCACCGAGACCATCAATGTTTTACTGACGGAAATTGATGGAGAAGATAAGGTCGTAATTCAATAG
- a CDS encoding molybdenum cofactor biosynthesis protein MoaB: MSTRNHKAGAPKKIKVGILTVSSTRTIKDDKSGRWIGKQAKKEGHEVIFHQVVPDDAETINRTVLDAVRDYKPEVILLSGGTGITSKDVTIEAVRPLFTKELTAFGPLFAQLSFEEIDSAALLSRATAGVYANTVLFCMPGSLKACKLACNALIFPELGHLVGHLQEP; this comes from the coding sequence ATGAGCACCAGAAACCACAAGGCCGGCGCCCCCAAGAAAATCAAGGTCGGCATCCTTACGGTCTCGAGTACCCGGACTATCAAGGATGATAAAAGCGGGCGCTGGATCGGCAAACAGGCCAAAAAGGAAGGGCACGAAGTTATTTTTCATCAGGTTGTTCCTGACGACGCCGAAACCATAAACCGGACGGTTTTGGACGCTGTTCGCGATTATAAACCAGAGGTTATCTTGCTATCGGGGGGAACGGGTATCACCAGCAAAGACGTTACCATCGAGGCTGTGCGCCCCTTGTTTACAAAGGAGCTTACCGCCTTCGGACCGCTGTTTGCCCAACTTAGCTTTGAAGAAATCGATTCCGCCGCCCTGCTGTCCCGCGCTACGGCCGGGGTGTATGCAAATACGGTTTTATTTTGTATGCCCGGGAGCTTGAAAGCCTGCAAGCTGGCCTGCAACGCGCTGATTTTTCCCGAACTGGGACATCTTGTCGGGCACCTTCAAGAGCCCTAA